The following proteins are co-located in the Hyalangium minutum genome:
- a CDS encoding GAF domain-containing protein, whose amino-acid sequence MSWGLIVEPNTACSSKFQALLREAGIEPVLAQDGRAAKTALQERREQPAVVITELSLAGLDGFELIRDVRKGSSSTRVIVVSSFVKMRTAALEKKELLGIQEILAKGAPFDSFRRILYRALGRTAPEAPAALPSLPELQLPPELPLLPELPLLDPPLRPGVPRSSPASEDAALLSRERARLAKLASLHLVDEGPPDEELQRLVQETAQAFNVPIALLSLVLEDRQWFKAHVGLGGKLLEERGTPRDVALCAHVVEAEQPEPLVVPDAATHPVFSTNRLVREGVFRSYAGAPLITRGGTVLGTLCILDKKPMSISAEQVDNLVALARRVAGELDLRGQLSKSQRSLSAERDAHTVQRMRADILAATLDGLDDAVMLFDHRRVILFANEFMALLADKTVSELIGMHRDAFIRDFAARFKEPKDFLRRVRIPVDGPYVGREDFELQQFRRRVVRWSSRPVAFADGNFGQVTVYKDVTNEVELAEELARR is encoded by the coding sequence ATGTCCTGGGGATTGATTGTCGAGCCCAACACCGCGTGTTCCTCGAAGTTCCAGGCCTTGTTGAGGGAGGCGGGGATCGAGCCCGTCCTCGCTCAAGATGGGCGGGCCGCGAAGACCGCGCTTCAGGAGCGCCGCGAGCAGCCCGCCGTGGTCATCACCGAGCTGTCCCTGGCGGGGCTGGATGGCTTCGAGTTGATTCGCGACGTCCGGAAGGGCTCGTCGAGCACGCGGGTCATCGTCGTCTCCTCGTTCGTGAAGATGCGCACCGCGGCGCTCGAGAAGAAGGAGCTGCTGGGCATCCAGGAGATCCTTGCCAAGGGTGCACCCTTCGACTCCTTCCGGCGCATCCTCTACCGCGCGCTCGGGCGCACGGCGCCCGAGGCCCCGGCCGCACTCCCCTCCCTGCCCGAGCTGCAGCTCCCGCCCGAGCTGCCCCTCCTGCCCGAGCTGCCCCTCCTGGATCCTCCGCTTCGCCCAGGGGTGCCCCGCTCCAGCCCTGCCTCCGAGGATGCCGCGCTCCTGTCGCGCGAGCGGGCGCGGTTGGCGAAGCTGGCCAGCCTTCACCTCGTGGATGAAGGGCCTCCGGACGAGGAGCTCCAGCGCCTCGTGCAGGAGACGGCGCAAGCCTTCAATGTGCCCATCGCCCTCCTGTCCCTGGTGCTCGAGGACCGGCAGTGGTTCAAGGCGCACGTGGGGCTCGGCGGCAAGCTGCTCGAGGAGCGCGGCACGCCGCGCGACGTGGCGCTCTGCGCCCATGTGGTGGAGGCGGAGCAGCCCGAGCCCCTGGTGGTCCCCGATGCCGCGACTCACCCCGTGTTCAGCACCAACCGGCTGGTGCGTGAGGGCGTGTTCCGCTCGTATGCAGGCGCTCCCCTCATCACCCGTGGGGGGACGGTGCTGGGGACGCTGTGCATCCTCGACAAGAAGCCGATGTCCATCTCCGCCGAGCAGGTGGACAACCTGGTGGCGCTGGCGCGCCGAGTGGCCGGAGAGCTCGACCTGCGCGGCCAGCTGAGCAAGAGCCAGCGCTCGCTGAGCGCGGAGCGCGATGCCCACACGGTGCAGCGCATGCGGGCGGACATCCTGGCGGCCACGCTCGATGGCTTGGATGACGCGGTGATGCTCTTTGATCACCGGCGCGTGATTCTCTTCGCCAACGAGTTCATGGCGCTGCTGGCGGACAAGACGGTGTCCGAGCTGATCGGCATGCACCGCGACGCGTTCATTCGCGACTTCGCGGCCCGGTTCAAGGAGCCCAAGGACTTCCTGCGGCGGGTGCGCATCCCCGTGGATGGCCCCTACGTGGGGCGCGAGGACTTCGAGCTGCAGCAGTTCCGGCGGCGCGTGGTCCGGTGGAGCTCCCGGCCGGTGGCGTTCGCCGATGGCAACTTCGGACAGGTCACCGTCTACAAGGACGTGACGAATGAGGTCGAGCTTGCCGAGGAGCTCGCCAGACGGTGA
- a CDS encoding GMC oxidoreductase produces the protein MKLSRRSLLKLGTLGAMTGTGSALLGPSAARAAETAPPVGSLNELVYRLEVPEIFRALPTAPSHSQALVIGTGFGAAVSALRLGQAGVQVTMLERGSRWPRDLWRQIFSSESLIDGRSVWFRTSFPGFDGIVRPVDSFGGVLDVTDYEHIKVWRGAAVGGGSVVFTGAMVQPERRFFDHVFQGVVSYEEMDRVYYPLARQMLAVSPMPADVYQSAPFGHSRVWDTHVMQAGYTPQRIDSIFRWDIVRRELAGTSRASAILGESTFGNANGAKYDLGQNYLPQAEATGRVTIHPGHQVTAIGREADGRYWVQVNVIAPNGTVLRQRTLTADRLFLGAGSIGTSELLVAARDTGALPHLDETIGTGWGTNGDAAVARVFSGLEGFNQGSPCASRILDERGMPVTMENWYVPNLPLNPGLIGTLGMALDSQRASFRYDSTRKKVVLDWPSHGNDAAVAALRAVNNRIAAASGTQVGIPVLATDVNATFTAHPLGGSVLGRSTDAYGRVKGYDRLYVVDGAAIPGSTGTVNPSLTITALAERSIAEIIRAGS, from the coding sequence ATGAAGCTCTCTCGACGCAGCTTGCTCAAACTCGGGACCCTGGGAGCCATGACGGGCACAGGCTCCGCCCTCTTGGGACCCAGTGCGGCGCGGGCGGCCGAGACAGCGCCTCCCGTGGGCTCGCTCAACGAGCTCGTGTACCGGCTCGAGGTGCCGGAGATCTTCCGGGCGTTGCCCACGGCTCCCTCGCACTCCCAGGCGCTCGTGATTGGCACGGGCTTCGGTGCGGCCGTGTCCGCGCTGCGGCTCGGACAGGCGGGCGTGCAGGTGACGATGCTCGAGCGCGGCTCGCGCTGGCCGCGTGATCTGTGGCGCCAGATCTTCTCCTCCGAGTCCCTGATCGACGGCCGGTCCGTCTGGTTCAGGACGAGCTTCCCGGGGTTCGACGGCATCGTCCGGCCGGTCGACTCCTTTGGCGGCGTGCTCGACGTCACCGACTATGAGCACATCAAGGTGTGGCGAGGAGCGGCTGTCGGCGGGGGCTCGGTCGTCTTCACCGGGGCGATGGTGCAGCCCGAGCGGCGCTTCTTCGACCACGTGTTCCAGGGCGTCGTGAGCTACGAGGAGATGGACCGGGTCTACTACCCGCTCGCCCGGCAGATGCTTGCGGTCTCGCCCATGCCGGCGGACGTGTACCAGAGCGCGCCCTTTGGTCACTCCCGCGTCTGGGATACCCACGTCATGCAGGCGGGATACACCCCGCAGCGCATCGACTCCATCTTCCGCTGGGACATCGTGCGGCGCGAGCTGGCGGGCACGTCGCGCGCCTCCGCCATCCTCGGGGAGAGCACCTTCGGGAACGCGAACGGGGCCAAGTATGACTTGGGGCAGAACTACCTCCCCCAGGCCGAGGCCACCGGCAGGGTGACCATCCACCCCGGGCACCAGGTCACGGCCATTGGCCGCGAGGCAGATGGCCGCTACTGGGTGCAGGTCAACGTCATCGCTCCGAACGGCACGGTCCTTCGCCAGCGCACCCTGACGGCCGACCGCCTCTTCCTGGGAGCGGGCTCTATCGGCACCAGCGAGCTGCTCGTCGCGGCCCGCGACACGGGCGCACTGCCCCACCTCGATGAGACCATTGGCACGGGCTGGGGCACGAACGGGGATGCGGCCGTGGCGCGCGTGTTCTCCGGCCTCGAGGGCTTCAACCAGGGCTCACCGTGCGCCTCGCGCATCCTCGATGAGCGCGGGATGCCGGTGACGATGGAGAACTGGTACGTCCCCAACCTGCCGCTCAACCCAGGATTGATTGGCACGCTCGGCATGGCGCTGGACTCCCAGCGCGCGAGCTTCCGGTACGACAGCACCCGCAAGAAGGTGGTGCTCGACTGGCCGAGCCATGGCAACGACGCCGCCGTGGCCGCGCTGAGAGCCGTCAACAACCGCATCGCCGCCGCCAGCGGCACACAGGTGGGCATTCCGGTGCTCGCAACGGATGTCAACGCCACCTTCACGGCGCACCCGCTCGGTGGGTCGGTGCTCGGGCGATCGACCGACGCCTACGGCCGTGTCAAAGGCTACGACCGGCTCTATGTCGTCGATGGCGCAGCGATTCCCGGGAGCACGGGGACGGTCAATCCGTCGCTGACCATCACCGCGTTGGCGGAGCGGTCCATTGCTGAAATCATTCGCGCAGGAAGCTAG
- a CDS encoding cytochrome P450 — protein MTAPSVSLGLDYKPLEPPLLDEPFPFYARLRQEAPVTFAPHFHLWLVSRYADVMTVLKDPRRFSSRDILRPPVDLPADLLQLLEASGYTPDYPLLGDDPPAHTRIRGLVGKAFNMASVNALEARIRTAARTHVDALLRGATRADLVSGLAWSLPMDVITELLGVPREDGARIRQWIEDEKLFFVPHLPPDGLRRAVEGVAAFRRYLRAMVEDRQQHPREDFLSTLIAARLEGERPLSTLELSNLLNVLVFAGNETSTNLISTALLCLLRHPGLWQELRANPAAVPNTLEEVLRFDSPVVGMMRTVTEPTQLGGVELPAGARLLLLFASANRDESVFEQAARFDIRRANANRHLGFGHGTHYCVGAPLARLEARVVLELLIERLPNPRLVAGESVPYLPNLIHRGPQRLMVEWDTAPTA, from the coding sequence ATGACTGCTCCCTCCGTTTCCCTCGGCCTCGACTACAAGCCGCTCGAGCCGCCCCTGCTGGATGAGCCGTTCCCCTTCTACGCCCGCCTCCGCCAAGAGGCCCCCGTCACCTTCGCGCCCCACTTCCACCTCTGGCTCGTCAGCCGCTACGCGGACGTGATGACGGTCCTGAAGGATCCCCGGCGCTTCAGCTCGCGCGACATCCTTCGCCCGCCTGTGGATCTCCCCGCCGACCTGCTCCAGTTGCTCGAGGCCTCCGGCTACACGCCCGACTACCCCCTGCTCGGTGACGATCCGCCCGCCCATACCCGCATCCGCGGCCTGGTCGGCAAGGCCTTCAACATGGCCAGCGTCAACGCCCTGGAAGCCCGCATCCGAACCGCCGCGCGCACCCACGTCGATGCCCTGCTCCGCGGCGCCACCCGCGCGGACCTCGTCTCGGGGCTCGCCTGGTCCTTGCCCATGGACGTCATCACCGAGCTGCTCGGCGTCCCTCGCGAGGACGGAGCGCGGATCCGCCAGTGGATCGAGGATGAGAAGCTCTTCTTCGTCCCCCACCTCCCGCCCGACGGCCTGCGCCGCGCCGTCGAGGGCGTAGCCGCCTTCCGCCGCTACCTTCGTGCCATGGTCGAGGACCGCCAGCAGCACCCGCGCGAGGACTTCCTCTCCACCCTCATCGCCGCCCGGCTCGAGGGCGAGCGCCCGCTGAGCACCCTGGAGCTCTCCAACCTGCTCAACGTGCTCGTGTTCGCTGGCAACGAGACGTCCACCAACCTGATCAGCACCGCACTGCTCTGCCTGCTGCGCCACCCCGGCCTGTGGCAGGAGCTGCGCGCCAACCCCGCCGCCGTTCCCAACACCCTCGAGGAGGTGCTGCGCTTCGACTCGCCGGTGGTGGGGATGATGCGCACGGTCACCGAGCCCACACAGCTCGGCGGCGTGGAGCTCCCAGCCGGGGCGCGGCTGCTGCTCCTGTTCGCCTCGGCCAACCGGGACGAGTCCGTCTTCGAGCAAGCCGCGCGCTTCGACATCCGCCGCGCCAACGCGAACCGCCACCTCGGCTTCGGCCACGGCACCCACTACTGCGTGGGCGCGCCGCTCGCCCGGCTCGAGGCCCGCGTCGTCCTGGAGCTCCTCATCGAGCGGCTCCCGAACCCGCGCCTGGTGGCTGGAGAGTCCGTCCCCTACCTCCCCAACCTCATCCACCGAGGCCCCCAGCGCCTCATGGTCGAGTGGGACACAGCTCCCACAGCGTGA
- a CDS encoding xanthine dehydrogenase family protein molybdopterin-binding subunit: MTTHTPLLGKPVSRVDGPLKVTGQAKYAGEFQAPGLTYGVVVSSTVARGRIKKLETREALQVPGVLHVFTHENRPKLPWFDKSYRDEDSPAGSPFRPLYDDEILYSGQPIALVVAETFEAARYAASLIRAEYSVKKHETDLRAQRGKARAPKMGKGGFEPPPKPRGHADKALAQSEVRIDVEYETPVEHHNPMEMHAATVVYEDDGTLTIYDKTQGVQNSLKYLSKVFNLAEGEARVRSPFVGGAFGSALRPQYQLFLAVMASRELKRSVRVVMTRQQMFTFGHRPATLQRLALGASADGTLQALIHEAISETSRFEDYAEIIVNWSGLLYQCDNVRLDYKVASLDHYTPLDMRAPGAAWGVYALECAMDELAYAAGVDPLALRLKNYAERDQNADKPFSSKELRACYHQGAERFGWGRRVATPRSMRDGKQLIGWGMATGVWEAMQQPASAKALLSIDGKLTVSSATSDIGTGTYTVMTQIAAETLGLPMEDVTFKLGDSSLPPAPLEGGSWTVASVGTAVKEVCEKVREQLFKLARKVRGSPLAKSELEEVFFAGGQIRLKADPTKAVSLLEAMRHGEVLSIEEQTMALPNLSEQQKYTRAAHSAVFAEVKVDEDLGIIQVTRVVTAVAGGRIMNPKTARSQVLGGVVWGIGMALEEESVVDTALGRFINHNLGEYHVPVNADVRDIEVLFVDEDDTVVNPLGAKGLGEIGIVGVAAAISNAIFHATGKRVRSLPVTLDKVLGGH, from the coding sequence ATGACCACTCACACTCCCTTGCTGGGGAAGCCGGTCAGCCGCGTCGATGGACCGCTGAAGGTGACGGGGCAGGCGAAGTACGCCGGAGAGTTCCAAGCTCCCGGCCTTACTTATGGTGTCGTCGTGTCGAGCACGGTGGCCCGAGGCCGCATCAAGAAGCTGGAGACGAGGGAAGCGCTCCAGGTGCCCGGGGTGCTGCACGTCTTCACGCACGAGAACCGGCCGAAGCTCCCATGGTTCGATAAGAGCTACCGGGACGAGGACTCGCCCGCGGGCTCACCGTTCCGGCCGCTCTACGATGACGAGATCCTCTACAGCGGGCAGCCCATCGCGCTGGTGGTCGCGGAGACGTTCGAGGCTGCCCGCTACGCGGCCTCGCTCATCCGGGCCGAGTACTCAGTCAAGAAGCACGAGACGGATCTACGGGCGCAGCGCGGCAAGGCCCGAGCGCCGAAGATGGGCAAGGGCGGCTTCGAGCCTCCGCCGAAGCCCCGAGGCCATGCGGACAAGGCACTGGCCCAGTCCGAGGTGCGGATCGACGTGGAGTACGAGACGCCGGTCGAGCACCACAACCCGATGGAGATGCACGCGGCCACGGTGGTCTACGAGGACGACGGCACGCTCACCATCTACGACAAGACGCAGGGCGTGCAGAACAGCCTGAAGTACCTCTCGAAGGTGTTCAACCTGGCCGAGGGCGAGGCGCGCGTGCGCTCACCCTTCGTGGGGGGAGCGTTCGGCTCGGCGCTGCGGCCGCAGTATCAGCTGTTCCTCGCGGTCATGGCGTCGCGGGAGCTGAAGCGCTCGGTGCGGGTGGTGATGACGCGCCAGCAGATGTTCACGTTCGGCCACCGCCCCGCGACGCTGCAGCGGCTGGCGCTCGGCGCGTCGGCGGACGGCACGCTCCAGGCCCTCATCCACGAGGCCATCTCGGAGACCTCGCGCTTCGAGGACTACGCGGAGATCATCGTCAACTGGTCCGGCCTGCTCTACCAGTGCGACAACGTGCGGCTCGATTACAAGGTGGCCTCGCTGGACCACTACACGCCGCTCGACATGCGTGCGCCGGGAGCGGCCTGGGGCGTCTACGCGCTGGAGTGCGCGATGGATGAGCTGGCCTATGCGGCGGGAGTGGATCCGCTCGCGCTGCGCCTCAAGAACTACGCGGAGCGCGACCAGAACGCGGACAAGCCGTTCTCGAGCAAGGAGCTGCGGGCCTGCTACCACCAGGGCGCCGAGCGCTTCGGGTGGGGCAGGCGGGTGGCGACGCCCCGCTCGATGCGTGACGGGAAGCAGCTCATCGGCTGGGGCATGGCCACCGGTGTCTGGGAGGCGATGCAGCAGCCGGCCAGCGCCAAGGCCCTGCTGAGCATCGACGGCAAGCTCACCGTGTCCAGCGCCACCTCGGACATTGGCACCGGCACCTATACGGTGATGACCCAGATCGCGGCGGAGACGCTGGGGCTGCCGATGGAAGACGTGACGTTCAAGCTCGGCGACTCCTCGCTGCCGCCCGCGCCGCTGGAGGGAGGCTCGTGGACGGTGGCCTCCGTGGGCACAGCGGTGAAGGAGGTCTGCGAGAAGGTGCGCGAGCAGTTGTTCAAACTGGCCCGGAAGGTGCGCGGCTCACCGCTCGCCAAGTCGGAGCTGGAGGAGGTGTTCTTCGCGGGTGGGCAAATCAGGCTAAAGGCGGACCCCACGAAGGCCGTGTCCCTGCTCGAGGCGATGCGGCACGGCGAGGTGCTGAGCATCGAGGAGCAGACGATGGCGCTGCCCAACCTCTCCGAGCAGCAGAAGTACACCCGGGCCGCGCACTCGGCGGTGTTCGCGGAGGTGAAGGTGGACGAGGACCTGGGCATCATCCAGGTGACCCGCGTCGTCACCGCCGTGGCGGGCGGGCGCATCATGAACCCGAAGACGGCGCGCAGTCAGGTGCTGGGAGGCGTCGTCTGGGGCATCGGTATGGCCCTGGAGGAGGAGTCCGTCGTCGACACGGCACTCGGCCGGTTCATCAACCACAACCTCGGCGAGTACCACGTGCCCGTGAACGCCGATGTGCGGGACATCGAGGTCCTCTTCGTTGACGAGGACGACACCGTCGTCAACCCGCTGGGCGCCAAGGGCTTGGGGGAGATTGGCATCGTCGGAGTGGCAGCGGCGATCTCCAACGCCATCTTCCACGCGACGGGCAAGCGCGTCCGGAGCCTGCCCGTCACCCTCGACAAGGTGCTGGGAGGGCACTGA
- a CDS encoding FAD binding domain-containing protein — MNRFSFERAGSVAGAVSAIARNERARFIAGGTNLLDLMKENVSRPSHLIDVNRLPLNTIEEQADGGLRIGALVTNSAVAYDARVEQRYPLLSKAILAGASAQLRNMATTGGNLLQRTRCYYFYDTGTPCNKREPGSGCGALAGINRIHAILGTSEKCIATHPSDMCVALAALEASIQVKGPDGERTIPIAEFHRLPGDTPHLDTNLRPDELITSVDLPAKGFARNFSYLKIRDRQSYAFALVSVAVGLELDEGVIREARIALGGVAHKPWRDTKAEAMLSGQRATGESFRSVADAILRDAKGYGHNTFKIELARRAVVRALEQAAGTEVQQ; from the coding sequence ATGAACCGGTTCTCCTTCGAGCGGGCCGGCAGCGTCGCGGGCGCCGTGAGCGCGATTGCCCGGAACGAGCGGGCGCGGTTCATCGCGGGTGGCACGAACCTCCTCGACTTGATGAAGGAGAACGTGTCGCGCCCGAGCCACCTGATCGACGTCAACCGGCTGCCTCTCAACACCATCGAGGAGCAGGCGGACGGCGGGCTGAGGATTGGCGCGCTGGTGACGAACTCGGCGGTGGCGTACGACGCGCGAGTAGAGCAGCGCTACCCGCTGCTGTCGAAGGCCATCCTGGCGGGAGCCTCGGCGCAGCTGCGCAACATGGCGACCACGGGTGGCAACCTGCTCCAGCGCACGCGGTGCTACTACTTCTATGACACGGGCACGCCCTGCAATAAGCGCGAGCCCGGCTCGGGGTGTGGAGCGCTCGCGGGCATCAACCGCATCCACGCCATCCTTGGGACGAGCGAGAAGTGCATTGCCACCCACCCGTCGGACATGTGCGTGGCGCTCGCGGCGCTCGAAGCGTCCATCCAAGTCAAAGGACCTGACGGCGAGCGCACCATCCCGATCGCCGAGTTCCACCGGCTGCCCGGGGACACGCCTCACCTGGACACGAACCTGCGGCCGGACGAGCTGATCACCTCGGTGGACCTGCCCGCAAAGGGGTTCGCGAGGAACTTCAGCTATCTGAAGATCCGCGACCGCCAGTCGTACGCGTTCGCGCTCGTGTCCGTGGCGGTGGGGCTGGAGCTGGACGAAGGCGTCATCCGGGAGGCGCGGATCGCGCTCGGAGGCGTGGCGCACAAGCCGTGGCGAGACACGAAGGCCGAGGCGATGCTGAGCGGCCAGCGCGCCACCGGGGAGAGCTTCCGGTCCGTGGCGGACGCGATCCTTCGCGACGCCAAGGGGTATGGCCACAACACCTTCAAGATTGAGCTGGCCCGGCGGGCGGTGGTCCGCGCGCTGGAGCAGGCGGCGGGAACGGAGGTGCAGCAATGA
- a CDS encoding (2Fe-2S)-binding protein → MKPSFHEPSARVSSAESPSKHSITLKVNGSEKQLEVEPWTTLLDLLRENLELTGTKKGCDHGQCGACTVLVNGQRINSCLTLAVMKDGAEVSTIEGIASGETLHPLQAAFVEHDAFQCGYCTPGQICSALGLIKEGKAQTRDDIRELMSGNLCRCGAYPNIVAAIEQAKQECEKEEKP, encoded by the coding sequence GTGAAGCCTTCCTTCCATGAGCCCTCGGCGAGGGTGTCATCAGCGGAGTCGCCCTCGAAGCATTCGATCACCCTCAAGGTCAACGGCTCGGAGAAGCAGCTGGAGGTCGAGCCTTGGACGACGCTGCTCGACTTGCTGCGGGAGAACCTGGAGCTGACGGGCACGAAGAAGGGCTGCGACCACGGGCAGTGCGGCGCCTGCACCGTGCTGGTGAATGGCCAGCGGATCAACTCGTGCCTGACGTTGGCGGTGATGAAGGACGGCGCGGAGGTGTCGACCATCGAGGGCATTGCCTCGGGCGAGACGCTCCACCCGCTGCAGGCGGCCTTCGTCGAGCACGACGCGTTCCAGTGTGGTTACTGCACTCCGGGGCAGATCTGCTCCGCGCTGGGGCTCATCAAGGAGGGCAAGGCCCAGACGAGAGACGACATCCGCGAGCTGATGAGCGGCAACCTCTGCCGGTGCGGCGCGTATCCCAACATCGTCGCGGCCATCGAGCAGGCGAAGCAGGAGTGCGAGAAGGAGGAGAAGCCATGA
- a CDS encoding RNA polymerase sigma-70 factor, with amino-acid sequence MTGELMAVFETHRPMLVAIAYRMLGSAAEAEDIVQEAWLRWQSAPRDAVRSGRAFLATVVTRLCLDHLKSARANREVYVGPWLPEPVRTDSAVDPETISVAFLVLLESLTPVERAVYLLHEVFGYSHAEVSQMVGKEEAACRQLLHRAREHLQARRPRFAPSKQAHERLVTGFLSACVSGDLEGLKRMLSDDVTAWSDGGGKAFGASTRPVHGADAVARLYIGIVKKAKFGFGAEVLEVNGWPSLVVRLNGTVFDVISLETDGERIHGIRAILNPDKLARI; translated from the coding sequence ATGACGGGAGAGCTCATGGCGGTCTTCGAGACCCACAGGCCCATGCTGGTGGCCATCGCCTACCGGATGCTCGGCTCGGCGGCCGAGGCAGAGGACATCGTCCAGGAGGCCTGGCTGCGCTGGCAGTCAGCACCGCGGGACGCGGTGCGCTCGGGCCGGGCGTTCCTCGCCACGGTGGTGACGCGGCTGTGCCTGGATCACCTCAAGAGCGCGAGGGCCAACCGGGAGGTCTACGTGGGGCCGTGGCTTCCCGAGCCCGTGCGCACGGACTCTGCAGTGGATCCCGAGACGATCTCCGTCGCGTTCCTGGTGTTGCTCGAGAGCCTCACGCCGGTGGAGCGCGCCGTGTACCTGCTGCACGAGGTGTTCGGCTACAGCCACGCCGAGGTCTCCCAGATGGTGGGCAAGGAGGAGGCCGCGTGCCGTCAGTTGCTGCACCGGGCCCGCGAGCACCTCCAAGCGCGGCGGCCCCGGTTCGCGCCCTCCAAGCAGGCCCATGAGCGGCTGGTGACCGGGTTCCTCTCGGCGTGCGTCAGCGGGGATCTGGAAGGCCTCAAGCGCATGCTCTCCGATGACGTGACGGCCTGGTCGGACGGTGGAGGCAAGGCCTTCGGGGCCTCCACGCGGCCTGTCCATGGGGCGGATGCGGTGGCGCGCCTGTACATCGGCATCGTGAAGAAGGCGAAGTTCGGGTTCGGGGCGGAGGTCCTCGAGGTGAACGGCTGGCCCTCATTGGTGGTGCGGCTGAACGGGACCGTCTTCGACGTCATCTCGCTGGAGACGGACGGGGAGCGCATCCACGGCATCCGGGCGATCCTCAACCCGGACAAGCTCGCGCGCATCTAG
- a CDS encoding NAD(P)/FAD-dependent oxidoreductase, whose amino-acid sequence MRVVILGGGYAGVVCALRLAWQARGQADITLVSASDHFVERIRLHQQAAGQSLVVRELASMLKGTGVVLKRGWVTRVDPRGEVTVEGEQVPFDRLVVALGSQVDRDRVPGVREHAWTIDAGSSAELAKQLPSIAARKGRVVVIGGGLTGIESATEMAESYPGLQVTLLSSSPLGENLSEAGRSHLNAVLRRLGISVQQGEVRRVQAGAVELSDRFVPFDACVWVGGFVVPSVVRESGLPVNTRGQVLVDPYLRALGHENVCVVGDAACVVEPLAPTGMGCKTALPMGAHVGENLARLARGLPELPFDYMDAGVCISLGRKDGLIQPMGRDGSPAHWVLKGRTAAWVKEFIVRFTVWTLLGERRRWVRTLWVKTGRTRSLEVPGRSTLAA is encoded by the coding sequence ATGCGCGTCGTCATTCTCGGTGGTGGGTATGCAGGTGTTGTGTGCGCGCTGCGGCTTGCGTGGCAGGCCCGTGGGCAGGCGGACATCACGCTTGTGAGCGCGAGCGATCATTTCGTGGAGCGCATCCGGCTTCACCAGCAGGCGGCGGGCCAGTCCCTGGTGGTGCGGGAGCTCGCCTCGATGCTGAAGGGCACGGGCGTTGTGCTGAAGCGCGGCTGGGTCACCCGGGTGGATCCTCGCGGTGAAGTCACGGTGGAGGGAGAGCAGGTGCCCTTCGATCGTCTGGTGGTGGCGCTGGGCTCTCAGGTGGATCGGGACCGGGTGCCAGGTGTCCGGGAGCACGCGTGGACGATCGATGCTGGCTCCTCGGCGGAGCTGGCCAAGCAGCTCCCTTCCATCGCCGCGCGCAAGGGGCGCGTGGTCGTCATTGGAGGCGGGCTCACTGGCATCGAGAGCGCCACGGAGATGGCGGAGTCCTATCCGGGGCTCCAGGTGACCCTGCTGTCCTCGAGTCCTCTGGGGGAGAACCTCTCGGAGGCGGGGCGCTCGCATCTGAACGCGGTGCTGCGCCGGCTCGGGATCTCCGTGCAGCAGGGGGAGGTGCGGCGCGTCCAGGCCGGAGCGGTCGAGTTGTCAGACAGGTTTGTGCCGTTCGATGCCTGTGTCTGGGTCGGGGGCTTCGTGGTGCCGTCCGTGGTGCGCGAGTCCGGGCTGCCTGTGAACACGCGGGGGCAGGTGCTGGTGGATCCGTACCTCCGGGCGCTCGGGCACGAGAACGTCTGCGTCGTCGGGGATGCGGCCTGCGTGGTCGAGCCGCTCGCTCCCACAGGGATGGGCTGCAAGACCGCGCTGCCGATGGGCGCCCACGTCGGAGAGAACCTCGCACGGCTTGCTCGCGGCCTGCCGGAGCTGCCCTTCGACTATATGGATGCGGGGGTGTGCATCAGCCTCGGCCGGAAGGACGGTCTGATCCAACCGATGGGCCGGGATGGCTCGCCCGCGCACTGGGTCCTCAAGGGCCGCACGGCGGCCTGGGTGAAGGAGTTCATCGTCCGCTTCACTGTGTGGACGCTCCTGGGCGAGCGCAGGCGCTGGGTGCGGACCCTGTGGGTCAAGACGGGGCGAACGCGCTCGCTCGAAGTCCCGGGCCGGAGCACACTGGCGGCATGA